The Fusarium fujikuroi IMI 58289 draft genome, chromosome FFUJ_chr05 DNA segment CTGGATCCCAGTGTTGATGGGCTGATACAAGCGTGAGTTTGTTCTTGGGTAGGATGACGCCATCGGATAACTTGACGTTGTGCGTTGTGAATCGGCGCATGCTTGCTAGTACTGTTTTTTAGTGCGTGCTATCACCCCAAGCTAGGAACTGGATACGTACCAATGGCTATGGGCTTCAGTCGTTGACTCTCTTTCAGGACGCTGTCCATGAGCTTCAGGTTGTACAGCGAGTTCTTTGACCATCCCTGCTTCCCCAAAACAGCTATGATCTCCTCGCGCAAAGGCTCGATAAGCTCCGGATTCTGCGCAATGTCAAACATGACCTGGGTAAAGAAATCAGTAGTACTATGTAAAGCAGCCACTGAGAGCGAGAGCTGAGCACAAGCGGGGTCATATCCAACACCCTTTTCACGCGCAAGGTCATCCAACCACTCAACAGCATCGTTGTAGGTGACCTTCTCTCCAGttctctcagcctcagctttCTCTTCGCGTCGCCGCTCAAGAAGCGGGTTGATAAggtctcttgcttcttggactAGGGCTCGGGACTGTGTGCAGTGCGGCATGAACCACTGGACTACAGGCCGGAGCCACGATGGCCAGAGACGCAGTTCTTCTACTGCACGGAAGGCGATGACGGCGTAGGTAGATGTAATTCTAAGCCACTGGGGGTTTCGACACATCTCCTTACCGAGGAATACTCGAGAGGTGATGCGGGCCAT contains these protein-coding regions:
- a CDS encoding gibberellin cluster-GA14-synthase; translation: MSPDKPFRIMGDVGELHILPPKYAYEVRNNEKLSFTMAAFKWFYAHLPGFEGFREGTNESHIMKLVARHQLTHQLTLVTGAVSEECALVLKDVYTDSPEWHDITAKDANMKLMARITSRVFLGKEMCRNPQWLRITSTYAVIAFRAVEELRLWPSWLRPVVQWFMPHCTQSRALVQEARDLINPLLERRREEKAEAERTGEKVTYNDAVEWLDDLAREKGVGYDPACAQLSLSVAALHSTTDFFTQVMFDIAQNPELIEPLREEIIAVLGKQGWSKNSLYNLKLMDSVLKESQRLKPIAIASMRRFTTHNVKLSDGVILPKNKLTLVSAHQHWDPEYYKDPLKFDGYRFFNMRREPGKESKAQLVSATPDHMGFGYGLHACPGRFFASEEIKIALSHILLKYDFKPVEGSSMEPRKYGLNMNANPTAKLSVRRRKEEIAI